In Eleutherodactylus coqui strain aEleCoq1 chromosome 11, aEleCoq1.hap1, whole genome shotgun sequence, a single window of DNA contains:
- the GABARAPL2 gene encoding gamma-aminobutyric acid receptor-associated protein-like 2 isoform X1, translating into MKWMFKEDHALEHRCVESAKIRAKYPDRVPVIVEKVSGSQIVDIDKRKYLVPSDITVAQFMWIIRKRIQLPSEKAIFLFVDKTVPQSSLTMGQLYEKEKDEDGFLYVAYSGENTFGF; encoded by the exons ATGAAGTGGATGTTCAAGGAAGACCACGCGCTGG aACACAGGTGCGTGGAGTCGGCGAAGATCCGAGCCAAATATCCAGACCGTGTTCCG GTGATTGTGGAGAAAGTGTCTGGCTCACAGATTGTGGATATCGACAAGCGGAAATACCTGGTCCCTTCTGACATCACCGTGGCTCAGTTTATGTGGATCATCAGAAAACGCATCCAGCTGCCTTCAGAAAAAGCCATCTTCTTGTTCGTAGACAAGACTGTGCCTCAGTCCAG tCTAACCATGGGACAGCTATACGAGAAAGAAAAAGATGAAGACGGCTTTTTGTACGTGGCGTACAGCGGAGAGAACACGTTTGGCTTTTAG
- the GABARAPL2 gene encoding gamma-aminobutyric acid receptor-associated protein-like 2 isoform X2 has product MLSSFSSEHRCVESAKIRAKYPDRVPVIVEKVSGSQIVDIDKRKYLVPSDITVAQFMWIIRKRIQLPSEKAIFLFVDKTVPQSSLTMGQLYEKEKDEDGFLYVAYSGENTFGF; this is encoded by the exons atgctttcttccttctcctcagaACACAGGTGCGTGGAGTCGGCGAAGATCCGAGCCAAATATCCAGACCGTGTTCCG GTGATTGTGGAGAAAGTGTCTGGCTCACAGATTGTGGATATCGACAAGCGGAAATACCTGGTCCCTTCTGACATCACCGTGGCTCAGTTTATGTGGATCATCAGAAAACGCATCCAGCTGCCTTCAGAAAAAGCCATCTTCTTGTTCGTAGACAAGACTGTGCCTCAGTCCAG tCTAACCATGGGACAGCTATACGAGAAAGAAAAAGATGAAGACGGCTTTTTGTACGTGGCGTACAGCGGAGAGAACACGTTTGGCTTTTAG